AGTTTCTGCCCAGTACTTCCTGCTGGTTTATTTCATAGGACACTTTTAAGGAGTGAGGTTGCAGATGGGTTCACAGGTGACTTGACCTTGGAAAACTGTGGGGATTGACAGAGGGAACTCGTCTTTGAGCACCTGTTCTCAGAGCAACATTCAGATCTGTAGAAACATACCTAGGCTCATTGGATGAACATTTAGAATTCTAGTAAATTGCTCAGAGATTCCTAAAGTCCACTTTAGAGGATCAGACCGTGCGActgtgttgttattattttaatttgtgtagTGTccaaagttactttttaaaaagattaatttgtttatttttggctgtgttgggtcttcattgctgcgtgtgggctttctctagttgcggcgagaaggggctactctttgttgtgatgcgtgggcttcttactgcggtggcttctcttgttgcagagcacgggctctaggcgtgtgggcttcagtagttgcagcatgcgggctcagcagttgcggctcacgggcttagttgctccgcggcatgtgggatcttcccagaccagggctcgaacccgtgtcccctgcattggcaggcagattcttaactactgcgccaccagggaagtccccaaagttatgtttttaaaagtgttcGTGCTTTTTGTAAAGTGATTTGTTCTAAGCACATTAAAGGTCATTCAAGTGttgttcaaaaaaaagaaagaaaaaagaaattagagagttaattatatttacaataatacccaaagacaaaatatttagtaatatgtTTAACAAAAGATGTGTAAGAGCGCCTCTTCACTGAAAGCCACagaacattgctgagagaaattaaagacaacttgaaggaacttccctggtggtccagtggctaagactctgtgctcccagtgcagggggcccgggttcaattcctggtcagggaactcgtcccacatgccgcaactaaaaaaagatcccgcgtgccacaactaagacccggcgcagccaaataaatattttaaaaaataaacaaagacaacttgaagaaatggagagagagcaTGTTTGTagattagaagactcaatattgttaaaatgtcagttaTCCCAGTCAAGATTCCAGAAGGCTTTTTGTAGTAATtgacaagatgattctaaaacATGGAAATGCAGGTGACCtggaattgccaaagcaattacACAAAGCAGGGCTTCActctgcctgacttcagactttcTGTAAAGCTTCAGTAGTTGAGACTGTGTGGTACTGGTGACACACAGATGAACGGAACAGAATAGGAAGTCCAGAAGTAGACCCACACACAgacaattgattttcaacaaggatgtCGAGAGAAtttaatatgaaaaggaaaagccTTTTTAACACGTGGTGCTACAACTGGATATGCATAGGGAAGAAAAGTGAACTTGACCTTTACTCCACACCATGACGCAAAAGCAACTCAGAGAAACACAGGAAATCCTTGTGACCCTGAGGTCAAGGCAGAGATTTCTTAGGACGCAAAAAGCaagaaccataaaagaaaaaatggatgcATTCGATTttaccaaaatgaaaacatttgctcTTCTGAAGATACCcgttagaaaatgaaaagacaagtcacaaaatgggagaaaatatttacagtacATACATCTGACAAAATACATGAAGAGTTAGCACGTAATAATAGACAGATGGCCCAGCCGAACAGCGTGGCCCAAAGATGTGAACAGACACATTATGAGAGATGTAAGATGTGTGAATGGCTGACAAGCAGGACAGAGGTGCTGACTGTCGCTAGTTACCAGGGAAACGCAGGTTGGAACAGCAGGAGAACCGCTGCCCGGCCGCCGGTGCGAGGCCACTAGCTGGCAGGGCCAGAGCAGGTGAGCCAGCCACTGCACACGGAGCCGCTGCCCGAGAATAGCAGGGCAGCTTCCCAGAGAGTCCCCTTGACCTGGTGCTTccaagtatttacccaagaggaaGGAAAGCAAGCGACTGTGCAGGAACGGGCCCAAGAACGTCCCCAGCAGCGTTAGCCACCACAATGTGGAAACAGCCACGTGGCCATCGGCAGGCAGCGGGCAAGGGAAGTGTCCTCGCAGTCGATGCCACTCAGCCACGAGAGGGCAAAGGACGGAGGAACCTGAAGGTCGCTGTGGCCACGCTGAAGCGCAGGAGCCCGACACAAGGTGCGCGGACAGTGTGGTCCGTTCTCCTGAACTTCCAGAAGACGCCGTCCACATGCAGCGGCAGGGCTTGGCCGGGCAGGCGGGGGCCGTGGAGGGGCCGCACGGTGTGGACACCGTACTCAGTCGTGTCCACTGAGTAGCAGACAGAGGTGTCGACTGAGACCTGATTCCTGAATCAAAGGTATCAATGCGGCTGTGACACCAGTAGTTGCCACCTGAGGGGATTTCACATTCTAGAAAGGGGATGGTGCCGCAGGAAAGAGCaggtgttctttttgtttttgcggtacgtgggcctctcaccattgtggcctctcccgtcgcggagcacaggctccggacgcgcaggctcagcggccatggctcacgggcccagccgctccgcggcatgtgggatcctcctggaccggggcacgaacccgtgtcccctgcatcggcaggcggactcccaaccactgcgccaccagggaagcccaagagcaggTGTTTTTAATGGGGGGACTTGACGTGGGGGGCGGTGTCTGCTCCATCAGCCTGGACTAAAGGCAGCACAGAGCGAATGGCAGGACAGACCCCAGCCCGGGacccccaggccctgggccagtGGGCGGAGGGGCTTCTCGCCCCCCAGCCCCAAGCGCGCCCTCTGTGGAACCTGAACCAGCCCCCCTCACGCGCAGCTCCACCCTGCAGCTGTTTTTGttaagaaaaaagtgtttttagAGGTGACTTTTATGTGTTTGGGACAGATTATAATTGTAGTTCCCACCTTTCAGAATAAAAACCCGACTCACGATTTACTTCCGGGGTTGTGCAGGCCGGTGTGTTTCCCCGGTTACGTTAGAAGTGTGGCACCGTGAGCGCTGAATCGCGTGGGCTGTCGCGTTTCGTGTGGTTTTAGCGTTAGGACGTTTACTTGCAGTCTGTTTGCTCTCTGGATCCATCACCCGCCAGAGGCACCTGCACCCAGTACTGCCTGTGTCACGGCTTTTAGTGCCCCAGCTGGGTGTTTTCCACACACCCTCCCGTGATGACAACAGGCCCAACGGCACAAAACTGTTAAGACCGAGGGGTCCTGACCAGCCTGGCCGCCCCAGAGGCACCCTTGCCATTCCGTCTCTGGGTGAAAATACTGGAAATCGAATTCGGGTCTTATGAGGACAGGATGAGATGGCGGGTGGGAGGGCCGTCCGAGCTCTGGGGTAGGACTGGCTCACCCAGACCCTCTCTGCTCAGTCCTTCTTCCTGGAAGCAGCAGCGAACGGTGGGAAACTGGCGGAGGAGGGAGTGAGTCCATCAGATCCTGATCCGGGTGGGCCGAGCCGTGGGGGTTCCTGACGAAAAGTCCAGTTGGACCCCGAGCCCCGGGCGTGGTTTGGCTGCGCTTGGCCAGCAGCACGGCCTCACCTATCCACCTCGATTTGCAGGCCCCGGACCGAGGGTCTGCCGGCCTCCAGGAGGGCCAGGTAAGCATCCTGCGCCCTGGCCCCCGCCcggtgccctgccctgccaggcgTCGCCTGTGGCCACACGGCACCCCTCTCTCTCGCAGACCCTGAGCTCCGGGACATGGCGCTCCAGCGCGCCGTCCTCCTGGCCAGCCTCCTGGTGGAAGTTGCCAGTAGATCCTCAGGAAGTGCGGTGAGCACCCAGcacgtggctcgtgggctcttcACCCAGGGGCTCGCCCTTCCACCTCTAGGTGCCACCCTTGTCCCGGCCCCCGAGATGCTGGCCGTGCCCACTGCCAGGGTCAGAGGGGCCTGTGCCTCTGGGCGGGCAGCAGATGCACAGCCCCGCCCCTGGCACCCGCTCCACTCTGCCTGCTAGAACCTCCTTTCCCTCTGCCCAACTAGACCTCTTTCTGGAGCTGAAATAGGGTCTCCACAGAGCTGCCCCCACTGGCACTGGCCACAGCTAGTGGGGCGGACAGAGACGCCCACTTCAGGCTCAGACTCGGCCAGGTCATGGCTCTCCCAAGCCGGTGACACAGGTGTGCCAGGCTGTGGTTTCTGGAGGTGCCCGGCCATGTGTGCACACACCCAGCTGCTCGTCCTCCAGGATGGTGAGCCTTCCAGCCACTCTGCCCCTGCCGGGTTGGGTGGGACAGGACGGCCAGGCTTCCCCCTCGGGCTTGGCCTCGGCCCCCTGGAGTCCAGGATGCGCCCACCATTCCTCAGCCGCCCTGAGGTGCCCCTTGCAAATCACAGCGTGCTAGTCCTGGGAAACCAGCTCGGCTGGGCTGAGCGCACGGAGCGGAGCTGCCCGGACGCCTCCCGAGGCCCCTGCCGCCGCCTGGTCTGTGAGTGCAGTGCCCGCAGCGCCCACTCCTGCGCGTGGacctggcctttcctctgtgggGGCCGAGCTGGACCCCCAATGGAGGTGCCTGTAGACTTGCAGAAGCATCGCAGGAGCGTCCAGGAATGTGGGCTGTTTGGTCGGGAGCGCGGGCAGACGCGCTGTGAGGgctgcacaggcctctcactaggGAGGCCGAGGGGGCCTGGAGTTACCTTCCTGTTTCACCACTGCCCAGAAACATATGTGCTTCCTTTCTTAGCAGCTTCGTCTTTTGATTTTCAAAGCCACCAGCTGCAAGTGGCGACTAATATAAATAACTCCACGGTTGAAATGCCTGCCCTGTGCCCACCTGTGGCCCACAAGGCGAGAGGTGGCGGCTCTTCCCATGACCCAGGAGACCCCCGTGAGAAAAGAAGGGGCTGCAGGGAGGCCCCAAGGGGAGGGTGGGCGGGCAGTGGAGGAGAGGACCACCCCCTGCCCACCAGGCTGCTCCAGCCCACCCCCAACAGAATCTCTGGGTGGGCCCCAAGGGATCCCCCGAGGGATTCCTGCCTTTGGGAGTCCAGGTGCCACGGACTGTGCCCTGGCAGGTCCCAGCCCAACACTTCGGTTGTTGGTTCAGTCACCAAACGCTCGCCGGACACCAAGTGCTGTCCCAGGGAGCGTCTGTGCGGTGTGGCCGTGCGTCCTCACCTTGCTCTGGGTCAGCGAGGCACAGTCACCAGACGCTGACTACAAGAGGCCAGAGCCCCAGGTGCTGGGGTGAGCTTGCTGGGAGCCCCTCTGCGGATATCGCCCTGGGCCTGGCCCGCACAAGCTGCCCGGCCGCAGGGTCTGGAAACTCACCACTATCTCCCCTCTAGGGCCAGCAGCCCAAGTGTTGTGTGGACGTGGTGGACACCAACGCCACCTGCCCAGGCACTAACCTGTGTGGCCCAGGTGAGCTTTGGCATGAGCAAGCCTAGATGGCCTCGGGAAGGAGGGGCCggaggggtgggcagaggcagCGAGCGTGATGGGGCCTCGtcctgggaggtgggggcaggaccCCAGGAGGACACGGTGGCTCCAGGCctgcggggtgggggcaggtaaGACTGCCTCTTCCCTCGCAGGGAGTTTCAGCTGCCCGGAGGTAAGCTGACATAAGACAGGAGCAGCAAAGTACAGAAACGTGTACAGGTTTTACAGGACATGGGAGGAAGTGGAGTCCCAAGTAAGTGGCAGAATCAGCGCTTACACATCAGGTTGAACAAGGAGGCGATTGTGGGCAAGTGGCTAAAACACTGGGGCAGCCGAAGGGAGACGGGGATGACTGTAACATGGTCGCCCGACTCCCGTCTTCTCccggttggggggcggggggcagctcCCATATGGGGTTTGTCTCCTCCCCACTTGAGACTTTACCTTCAGAAAGTTTCACATATTAAAAGCCAAGTTGGTAG
The sequence above is drawn from the Tursiops truncatus isolate mTurTru1 chromosome 1, mTurTru1.mat.Y, whole genome shotgun sequence genome and encodes:
- the C1H1orf159 gene encoding uncharacterized protein C1orf159 homolog isoform X17, whose amino-acid sequence is MQTPQRPFPGPPPVHRARARAGPPGAGSPQADSRGTAGTLFAARRRPPGRGCVTPCCLRNRCPAGHRRAASPTVHEQLSARPAQASRRFRCPIQGPRLHFPGRSARACRCRENPGLAPTWRGRALAWTAGRCSFGLGATLPGTQARAAERLQVPGSAARPPGGRGVRKRNPKGAGSFFLEAAANGGKLAEEGAPDRGSAGLQEGQTLSSGTWRSSAPSSWPASWWKLPVDPQEVRPLSGAEIGSPQSCPHWHWPQLVGRTETPTSGSDSARSWLSQAGDTGVPGCGFWRCPAMCAHTQLLVLQDGEPSSHSAPAGLGGTGRPGFPLGLGLGPLESRMRPPFLSRPEVPLANHSVLVLGNQLGWAERTERSCPDASRGPCRRLVCECSARSAHSCAWTWPFLCGGRAGPPMEVPVDLQKHRRSVQECGLFGRERGQTRCEGCTGLSLGRPRGPGVTFLFHHCPETYVLPFLAASSFDFQSHQLQVATNINNSTVEMPALCPPVAHKARGGGSSHDPGDPRPSPTLRLLVQSPNARRTPSAVPGSVCAVWPCVLTLLWVSEAQSPDADYKRPEPQVLGASSPSVVWTWWTPTPPAQALTCVAQAATGTGPRTGPSAASAAGTGLTTAPSAEASLPGARTSP
- the C1H1orf159 gene encoding uncharacterized protein C1orf159 homolog isoform X12, producing the protein MQTPQRPFPGPPPVHRARARAGPPGAGSPQADSRGTAGTLFAARRRPPGRGCVTPCCLRNRCPAGHRRAASPTVHEQLSARPAQASRRFRCPIQGPRLHFPGRSARACRCRENPGLAPTWRGRALAWTAGRCSFGLGATLPGTQARAAERLQVPGSAARPPGGRGVRKRNPKGAGSFFLEAAANGGKLAEEGAPDRGSAGLQEGQTLSSGTWRSSAPSSWPASWWKLPVDPQEVRPLSGAEIGSPQSCPHWHWPQLVGRTETPTSGSDSARSWLSQAGDTGVPGCGFWRCPAMCAHTQLLVLQDGEPSSHSAPAGLGGTGRPGFPLGLGLGPLESRMRPPFLSRPEVPLANHSVLVLGNQLGWAERTERSCPDASRGPCRRLVCECSARSAHSCAWTWPFLCGGRAGPPMEVPVDLQKHRRSVQECGLFGRERGQTRCEGCTGLSLGRPRGPGVTFLFHHCPETYVLPFLAASSFDFQSHQLQVATNINNSTVEMPALCPPVAHKARGGGSSHDPGDPRPSPTLRLLVQSPNARRTPSAVPGSVCAVWPCVLTLLWVSEAQSPDADYKRPEPQGQQPKCCVDVVDTNATCPGTNLCGPGCYGHRAEDGTVSCIRCRNGTHNSSECRGFTARGAHFPMNRSTGMPGRPSFARASSSPWLHSSTSSVPVSCLTSSMEETKACGTLRLMDPHLRPVDPCPS
- the C1H1orf159 gene encoding uncharacterized protein C1orf159 homolog isoform X6 → MQTPQRPFPGPPPVHRARARAGPPGAGSPQADSRGTAGTLFAARRRPPGRGCVTPCCLRNRCPAGHRRAASPTVHEQLSARPAQASRRFRCPIQGPRLHFPGRSARACRCRENPGLAPTWRGRALAWTAGRCSFGLGATLPGTQARAAERLQVPGSAARPPGGRGVRKRNPKGAGSFFLEAAANGGKLAEEGAPDRGSAGLQEGQTLSSGTWRSSAPSSWPASWWKLPVDPQEVRPLSGAEIGSPQSCPHWHWPQLVGRTETPTSGSDSARSWLSQAGDTGVPGCGFWRCPAMCAHTQLLVLQDGEPSSHSAPAGLGGTGRPGFPLGLGLGPLESRMRPPFLSRPEVPLANHSVLVLGNQLGWAERTERSCPDASRGPCRRLVCECSARSAHSCAWTWPFLCGGRAGPPMEVPVDLQKHRRSVQECGLFGRERGQTRCEGCTGLSLGRPRGPGVTFLFHHCPETYVLPFLAASSFDFQSHQLQVATNINNSTVEMPALCPPVAHKARGGGSSHDPGDPRPSPTLRLLVQSPNARRTPSAVPGSVCAVWPCVLTLLWVSEAQSPDADYKRPEPQGQQPKCCVDVVDTNATCPGTNLCGPGCYGHRAEDGTVSCIRCRNGTHNSSECRGFTARGAHFPMNRSTGMPGRPSFGGPQVAASLFLGTFLISSGLILSVAAFFYLKRASKLPDVFYGRNKGDTCALLYSPQPAAWRSCRDDSPTSVLSAEAALRPARAALGQGRGPHCCLFRGGPGEQRLIPRPIHSPACC
- the C1H1orf159 gene encoding uncharacterized protein C1orf159 homolog isoform X20 encodes the protein MQTPQRPFPGPPPVHRARARAGPPGAGSPQADSRGTAGTLFAARRRPPGRGCVTPCCLRNRCPAGHRRAASPTVHEQLSARPAQASRRFRCPIQGPRLHFPGRSARACRCRENPGLAPTWRGRALAWTAGRCSFGLGATLPGTQARAAERLQVPGSAARPPGGRGVRKRNPKGAGSFFLEAAANGGKLAEEGAPDRGSAGLQEGQTLSSGTWRSSAPSSWPASWWKLPVDPQEVRPLSGAEIGSPQSCPHWHWPQLVGRTETPTSGSDSARSWLSQAGDTGVPGCGFWRCPAMCAHTQLLVLQDGEPSSHSAPAGLGGTGRPGFPLGLGLGPLESRMRPPFLSRPEVPLANHSVLVLGNQLGWAERTERSCPDASRGPCRRLVCECSARSAHSCAWTWPFLCGGRAGPPMEVPVDLQKHRRSVQECGLFGRERGQTRCEGCTGLSLGRPRGPGVTFLFHHCPETYVLPFLAASSFDFQSHQLQVATNINNSTVEMPALCPPVAHKARGGGSSHDPGDPRPSPTLRLLVQSPNARRTPSAVPGSVCAVWPCVLTLLWVSEAQSPDADYKRPEPQVLGASSPSVVWTWWTPTPPAQALTCVAQASSISPPRGQPLPRNAE
- the C1H1orf159 gene encoding uncharacterized protein C1orf159 homolog isoform X10, with translation MQTPQRPFPGPPPVHRARARAGPPGAGSPQADSRGTAGTLFAARRRPPGRGCVTPCCLRNRCPAGHRRAASPTVHEQLSARPAQASRRFRCPIQGPRLHFPGRSARACRCRENPGLAPTWRGRALAWTAGRCSFGLGATLPGTQARAAERLQVPGSAARPPGGRGVRKRNPKGAGSFFLEAAANGGKLAEEGAPDRGSAGLQEGQTLSSGTWRSSAPSSWPASWWKLPVDPQEVRPLSGAEIGSPQSCPHWHWPQLVGRTETPTSGSDSARSWLSQAGDTGVPGCGFWRCPAMCAHTQLLVLQDGEPSSHSAPAGLGGTGRPGFPLGLGLGPLESRMRPPFLSRPEVPLANHSVLVLGNQLGWAERTERSCPDASRGPCRRLVCECSARSAHSCAWTWPFLCGGRAGPPMEVPVDLQKHRRSVQECGLFGRERGQTRCEGCTGLSLGRPRGPGVTFLFHHCPETYVLPFLAASSFDFQSHQLQVATNINNSTVEMPALCPPVAHKARGGGSSHDPGDPRPSPTLRLLVQSPNARRTPSAVPGSVCAVWPCVLTLLWVSEAQSPDADYKRPEPQGQQPKCCVDVVDTNATCPGTNLCGPGCYGHRAEDGTVSCIRCRNGTHNSSECRGFTARGAHFPMNRSTGMPGRPSFGGPQVAASLFLGTFLISSGLILSVAAFFYLKRASKLPDVFYGRNKGLWTPAQAEGPAAEAEGPSQTERPLSRG
- the C1H1orf159 gene encoding uncharacterized protein C1orf159 homolog isoform X7 encodes the protein MQTPQRPFPGPPPVHRARARAGPPGAGSPQADSRGTAGTLFAARRRPPGRGCVTPCCLRNRCPAGHRRAASPTVHEQLSARPAQASRRFRCPIQGPRLHFPGRSARACRCRENPGLAPTWRGRALAWTAGRCSFGLGATLPGTQARAAERLQVPGSAARPPGGRGVRKRNPKGAGSFFLEAAANGGKLAEEGAPDRGSAGLQEGQTLSSGTWRSSAPSSWPASWWKLPVDPQEVRPLSGAEIGSPQSCPHWHWPQLVGRTETPTSGSDSARSWLSQAGDTGVPGCGFWRCPAMCAHTQLLVLQDGEPSSHSAPAGLGGTGRPGFPLGLGLGPLESRMRPPFLSRPEVPLANHSVLVLGNQLGWAERTERSCPDASRGPCRRLVCECSARSAHSCAWTWPFLCGGRAGPPMEVPVDLQKHRRSVQECGLFGRERGQTRCEGCTGLSLGRPRGPGVTFLFHHCPETYVLPFLAASSFDFQSHQLQVATNINNSTVEMPALCPPVAHKARGGGSSHDPGDPRPSPTLRLLVQSPNARRTPSAVPGSVCAVWPCVLTLLWVSEAQSPDADYKRPEPQGQQPKCCVDVVDTNATCPGTNLCGPGCYGHRAEDGTVSCIRCRNGTHNSSECRGFTARGAHFPMNRSTGMPGRPSFGGPQVAASLFLGTFLISSGLILSVAAFFYLKRASKLPDVFYGRNKAPSLQPGEAAAMIPPPPSSDRVPATVWRSGVGTVRKPRYVRRERPSDRDVGPTAVSSVEARVSNV
- the C1H1orf159 gene encoding uncharacterized protein C1orf159 homolog isoform X11, with the translated sequence MQTPQRPFPGPPPVHRARARAGPPGAGSPQADSRGTAGTLFAARRRPPGRGCVTPCCLRNRCPAGHRRAASPTVHEQLSARPAQASRRFRCPIQGPRLHFPGRSARACRCRENPGLAPTWRGRALAWTAGRCSFGLGATLPGTQARAAERLQVPGSAARPPGGRGVRKRNPKGAGSFFLEAAANGGKLAEEGAPDRGSAGLQEGQTLSSGTWRSSAPSSWPASWWKLPVDPQEVRPLSGAEIGSPQSCPHWHWPQLVGRTETPTSGSDSARSWLSQAGDTGVPGCGFWRCPAMCAHTQLLVLQDGEPSSHSAPAGLGGTGRPGFPLGLGLGPLESRMRPPFLSRPEVPLANHSVLVLGNQLGWAERTERSCPDASRGPCRRLVCECSARSAHSCAWTWPFLCGGRAGPPMEVPVDLQKHRRSVQECGLFGRERGQTRCEGCTGLSLGRPRGPGVTFLFHHCPETYVLPFLAASSFDFQSHQLQVATNINNSTVEMPALCPPVAHKARGGGSSHDPGDPRPSPTLRLLVQSPNARRTPSAVPGSVCAVWPCVLTLLWVSEAQSPDADYKRPEPQGQQPKCCVDVVDTNATCPGTNLCGPGCYGHRAEDGTVSCIRCRNGTHNSSECRGFTARGAHFPMNRSTGMPGRPSFGDTGSCPGPGRFHMPWSGWAREPWPLSLRVRSLCSATGEAANSERPVYRKK
- the C1H1orf159 gene encoding uncharacterized protein C1orf159 homolog isoform X8; translated protein: MQTPQRPFPGPPPVHRARARAGPPGAGSPQADSRGTAGTLFAARRRPPGRGCVTPCCLRNRCPAGHRRAASPTVHEQLSARPAQASRRFRCPIQGPRLHFPGRSARACRCRENPGLAPTWRGRALAWTAGRCSFGLGATLPGTQARAAERLQVPGSAARPPGGRGVRKRNPKGAGSFFLEAAANGGKLAEEGAPDRGSAGLQEGQTLSSGTWRSSAPSSWPASWWKLPVDPQEVRPLSGAEIGSPQSCPHWHWPQLVGRTETPTSGSDSARSWLSQAGDTGVPGCGFWRCPAMCAHTQLLVLQDGEPSSHSAPAGLGGTGRPGFPLGLGLGPLESRMRPPFLSRPEVPLANHSVLVLGNQLGWAERTERSCPDASRGPCRRLVCECSARSAHSCAWTWPFLCGGRAGPPMEVPVDLQKHRRSVQECGLFGRERGQTRCEGCTGLSLGRPRGPGVTFLFHHCPETYVLPFLAASSFDFQSHQLQVATNINNSTVEMPALCPPVAHKARGGGSSHDPGDPRPSPTLRLLVQSPNARRTPSAVPGSVCAVWPCVLTLLWVSEAQSPDADYKRPEPQGQQPKCCVDVVDTNATCPGTNLCGPGCYGHRAEDGTVSCIRCRNGTHNSSECRGFTARGAHFPMNRSTGMPGRPSFGGPQVAASLFLGTFLISSGLILSVAAFFYLKRASKLPDVFYGRNKAPSLQPGEAAAMIPPPPSSVRKPRYVRRERPSDRDVGPTAVSSVEARVSNV
- the C1H1orf159 gene encoding uncharacterized protein C1orf159 homolog isoform X5; translation: MQTPQRPFPGPPPVHRARARAGPPGAGSPQADSRGTAGTLFAARRRPPGRGCVTPCCLRNRCPAGHRRAASPTVHEQLSARPAQASRRFRCPIQGPRLHFPGRSARACRCRENPGLAPTWRGRALAWTAGRCSFGLGATLPGTQARAAERLQVPGSAARPPGGRGVRKRNPKGAGSFFLEAAANGGKLAEEGAPDRGSAGLQEGQTLSSGTWRSSAPSSWPASWWKLPVDPQEVRPLSGAEIGSPQSCPHWHWPQLVGRTETPTSGSDSARSWLSQAGDTGVPGCGFWRCPAMCAHTQLLVLQDGEPSSHSAPAGLGGTGRPGFPLGLGLGPLESRMRPPFLSRPEVPLANHSVLVLGNQLGWAERTERSCPDASRGPCRRLVCECSARSAHSCAWTWPFLCGGRAGPPMEVPVDLQKHRRSVQECGLFGRERGQTRCEGCTGLSLGRPRGPGVTFLFHHCPETYVLPFLAASSFDFQSHQLQVATNINNSTVEMPALCPPVAHKARGGGSSHDPGDPRPSPTLRLLVQSPNARRTPSAVPGSVCAVWPCVLTLLWVSEAQSPDADYKRPEPQGQQPKCCVDVVDTNATCPGTNLCGPGCYGHRAEDGTVSCIRCRNGTHNSSECRGFTARGAHFPMNRSTGMPGRPSFGGPQVAASLFLGTFLISSGLILSVAAFFYLKRASKLPDVFYGRNKGDTCALLYSPQPAAWRSCRDDSPTSVLRPCSCHRVEVWSGDSAEAALRPARAALGQGRGPHCCLFRGGPGEQRLIPRPIHSPACC
- the C1H1orf159 gene encoding uncharacterized protein C1orf159 homolog isoform X13, yielding MQTPQRPFPGPPPVHRARARAGPPGAGSPQADSRGTAGTLFAARRRPPGRGCVTPCCLRNRCPAGHRRAASPTVHEQLSARPAQASRRFRCPIQGPRLHFPGRSARACRCRENPGLAPTWRGRALAWTAGRCSFGLGATLPGTQARAAERLQVPGSAARPPGGRGVRKRNPKGAGSFFLEAAANGGKLAEEGAPDRGSAGLQEGQTLSSGTWRSSAPSSWPASWWKLPVDPQEVRPLSGAEIGSPQSCPHWHWPQLVGRTETPTSGSDSARSWLSQAGDTGVPGCGFWRCPAMCAHTQLLVLQDGEPSSHSAPAGLGGTGRPGFPLGLGLGPLESRMRPPFLSRPEVPLANHSVLVLGNQLGWAERTERSCPDASRGPCRRLVCECSARSAHSCAWTWPFLCGGRAGPPMEVPVDLQKHRRSVQECGLFGRERGQTRCEGCTGLSLGRPRGPGVTFLFHHCPETYVLPFLAASSFDFQSHQLQVATNINNSTVEMPALCPPVAHKARGGGSSHDPGDPRPSPTLRLLVQSPNARRTPSAVPGSVCAVWPCVLTLLWVSEAQSPDADYKRPEPQGQQPKCCVDVVDTNATCPGTNLCGPGCYGHRAEDGTVSCIRCRNGTHNSSECRGFTARGAHFPMNRSTGMPGRPSFARASSSPWLHSSTSSVPVSCLTSSMEETKPPACSLAKLPR
- the C1H1orf159 gene encoding uncharacterized protein C1orf159 homolog isoform X16 yields the protein MQTPQRPFPGPPPVHRARARAGPPGAGSPQADSRGTAGTLFAARRRPPGRGCVTPCCLRNRCPAGHRRAASPTVHEQLSARPAQASRRFRCPIQGPRLHFPGRSARACRCRENPGLAPTWRGRALAWTAGRCSFGLGATLPGTQARAAERLQVPGSAARPPGGRGVRKRNPKGAGSFFLEAAANGGKLAEEGAPDRGSAGLQEGQTLSSGTWRSSAPSSWPASWWKLPVDPQEVRPLSGAEIGSPQSCPHWHWPQLVGRTETPTSGSDSARSWLSQAGDTGVPGCGFWRCPAMCAHTQLLVLQDGEPSSHSAPAGLGGTGRPGFPLGLGLGPLESRMRPPFLSRPEVPLANHSVLVLGNQLGWAERTERSCPDASRGPCRRLVCECSARSAHSCAWTWPFLCGGRAGPPMEVPVDLQKHRRSVQECGLFGRERGQTRCEGCTGLSLGRPRGPGVTFLFHHCPETYVLPFLAASSFDFQSHQLQVATNINNSTVEMPALCPPVAHKARGGGSSHDPGDPRPSPTLRLLVQSPNARRTPSAVPGSVCAVWPCVLTLLWVSEAQSPDADYKRPEPQGQQPKCCVDVVDTNATCPGTNLCGPGLLDQPPQRSAPPKKCRVKGKSPTTSEEKPWSYEKRRPVPDTCMIPRWV